The following is a genomic window from Hymenobacter chitinivorans DSM 11115.
TTTGACGAGCTGCGCAGCCTGGGCTACGACGTGCGGGAGCGGGAAACCGGCAACCTGGGCCTCTATGAGCTGACCGAGCGGCTGATGGGCACCTTCGGGCTCTTGGGCCGCAACGAGGAAAGTGAGTACCTGTTCCGCTTCCTGGATTTGACCCTGGAATACAGCCTGCGCTTTGGCAACAACCTGAATAATTTCCTGGCCTACTGGGAGCAGAAGAAAAGCGCCCTGAGCATCAACGCCCCGGCCGGCCGGGACGCCATTACCATTACCACGGTGCACAAAGCCAAGGGCCTGGCCTACGGCGTGGTCATCGTGCCCTTTGCCGACTGGAGCCTGACGCCCTACCGCGGCACGCTACTCTGGGGCCAGCTACCCGACGATGCCAAGCCCGTGCCCGAGATGCCGCCCATTGCGGTGGTCAGCCAAACCCAGGCCCTGCTGCGCACCCCGCTGGCCCAGCAGTATACCGAGGAGCTGGAAAAGACGTTTCTGGAAGGCCTGAACATGCTTTATGTGGCCTTTACCCGGCCCCGGCACCGCCTCTACGCCATCAGCCGCAGGCCCAAACCGACGAAGGCCGCCAAGGAGTTGGAAGCTCCGGTGGCCGCTGAGCCGGCTAAAACTGTGGCCGAGCTGCTGCACCGCTACCTGGTGGCTACCGGCACCTGGCACGACGAGCGCACGGCCTATACCCTGGCCGACAGCCACAATTTCGTGCCCCGGCTCAAGACCCGGGAGGTTACGGAAACGTATTCGTTGGCTAACCTGACGAGCACGCCCTGGGAGGAGCGCCTGCGCCTGCGCCGGCACGCCAACACCATCTTCGACTTCGACGACCAACAGGTGCAGCGCGAGTGGAACCGCAAGCTGCACTACGCCCTGCGCCGCCTCGAAGTAGCCGCCGACGTAGACCGGGTGGCCGCCCAGCTCGTGGCCGAGGGTTTGGTCAGCTCCAAGGAAAAAGGGCAGCTGGTGAGTTTGCTGCGGCGCACGGTGGAGAATCCGCAGATGGCCCACTACTTCAGCCTGGCCGTGGCGGTGGAAACCGAGCGGGAAATCCTGGTGGGCGGCACCCGGCGCCAGGACTACAAGCCCGACCGTATTGTGTTTGAGTCGGACGTAAAACCTGCGCCGGGCCGCGTCACGCTCATCGACTTCAAGATTCCCCCGCCCGAGCCCCAGCACCGGCGGCAGCTCCAGCAGTACGCCGGCCTGTTTCGGCAGCTAGGTTACTCCGATGTACAGTGCGTGCTTTACTACTTCGATTCGGAGGAAATAGCGGCGTTTTAGCACCCGCTCTAGTTTACTATCCAACAGCCAGTTACCGAAGCCGGATAAATTCCTTGTTGTGCTGCCGCACGGTTTGCCACTGCTGTCGGCTCCAGGCCATGGCCTGATTGGCTGGTGCCACCGAGTCGCGCAGGGCGCTGGTTATCTTGGCCGCGCCGGGCCCACCCGTGAGCGGGTCGGTGATGCGGAAGTAGGCGCTGTCGGGAGTAGTCCTGGTGACTTGCATCAGCGAGTAGCGGCCGGCGGCCATCGGCATCAGGAATACCGCCCCGACGGCAGGCAAAGCAGCCGGAGCTTCCTCGGCTAACGGAGCGGCCGGGGCAGGCGCCACCGCGGCGGCCGGTTCGGTGTCTTTTCGAAAAAGCCCCACGCCCAGCATGAATAACACCAGTGCCCCCATCAGCAATAGCACCAAATAATTAGTCACCGGAAGCCGGGCGCTGTGCTGCACCGCGGCCACCGGCGCCTGGTAGGTGGCGGGCATTTCCTTTTTCTCCAGCACCTGCTTGCAGTGCTGACACTGGGTCACGCTGAACTTGCCCAGCGGAATGACCGGAATCCAGAAGAAATGAAAGTAGCGCGAAAACACCGTGGCCGCCACCGAATTTGGGGTGCCGCAGTACATGCAGGTAACCCCCGTAAGAGGAGTTGTTGTAATCCGGGTTCGGCCCAGTCCAAAGAAAAACAGCATAGGCGATAAAAGCTACGGATGGAAGGAAATAGCGGCCGCAAGCTCGCAGTAGGCAGTTTGCGGCCGTGCTTCCGATACGGATTAACGCAACAGTTGATACATTTTAGGACAACTATCTTGTACTTCAATGTACTAATTGCGTAAAAAATTAGTATTTTGCCCCGCCAAAAAATTTAGCAAAATAGATTCGCTATGTCGGACAAGCGCCAGGCCGCCCTCGGCTTCATCTTCATCACGCTGCTGCTGGACGTAATTGGGTTCGGCATCATTATCCCCGTCATTCCCAAGCTCATCAGCAGCCTCACGGGCGGTACCATCAGCGACGCTTCGCGCTACGGGGGCTGGCTCATGTTTGCTTTTGCCAGCATGCAGTTCCTGTTTTCGCCGGTGCTGGGCAACCTTTCGGATCAGTATGGGCGGCGGCCGGTGCTGCTTTTTGCCCTGCTCGGTTTCGGACTCGATTATCTGTT
Proteins encoded in this region:
- a CDS encoding zinc ribbon domain-containing protein, producing MYCGTPNSVAATVFSRYFHFFWIPVIPLGKFSVTQCQHCKQVLEKKEMPATYQAPVAAVQHSARLPVTNYLVLLLMGALVLFMLGVGLFRKDTEPAAAVAPAPAAPLAEEAPAALPAVGAVFLMPMAAGRYSLMQVTRTTPDSAYFRITDPLTGGPGAAKITSALRDSVAPANQAMAWSRQQWQTVRQHNKEFIRLR